The following are encoded together in the Diabrotica undecimpunctata isolate CICGRU chromosome 7, icDiaUnde3, whole genome shotgun sequence genome:
- the Nelf-E gene encoding negative elongation factor E, whose amino-acid sequence MVYIHFPANFTEEELMLQAKYQKLKKKKKAIQALKAPKPEPEKPIIPKRPAEARDAREVAKKLIKSGVIPAISKQQKQPEQGFKRPRGLERKLISDKTVSGYQPFSAVQMEDGPDNPQNTPPRIKNLYDTFANARDREERGLTEKQQQVKTDKPRQGNTIYVAGYKITEEFLKKHFTTMGNIINISMEIEKNRGFITFDKVDAAERAISEMDGSMVSGIPLKVSLARRQPQIEPINDATSSAAWATLASSHSQKGNHRDKRNLVSYDDMFD is encoded by the exons aTGGTATACATACATTTTCCTGCAAACTTTACAGAGGAGGAATTAATGTTACAGGCGAAGTaccaaaaattaaagaaaaag AAAAAAGCCATACAAGCTCTGAAGGCACCAAAGCCAGAGCCTGAAAAACCCATTATACCTAAAAGACCTGCTGAAGCTAGAGATGCCAGAGAGGTAGCAAAGAAGTTAATAAAATCAGGTGTTATACCAGCTATTTCCAAACAACAGAAACAACCTGAGCAAGGTTTTAAGCGTCCAAGAGGTCTCGAACGTAAACTGATTTCAGATAAAACTGTGAGTGGATATCAACCATTTTCAGCTGTACAAATGGAGGATGGGCCAG ATAATCCTCAAAATACGCCACCTAGAATCAAAAATCTATATGATACTTTTGCAAATGCaagggatagagaagaaaggggGCTTACCGAAAAGCAACAACAAGTGAAAACAGATAAACCCAGGCAGGGTAATACTATCTATGTAGCTGGTTACAAAATTACCGAAGAATTTCTAAAGAAACATTTTACAACTATgggaaatattattaatatatcaaTGGAAATTGAAAAGAA TCGAGGTTTTATAACTTTTGATAAAGTGGATGCTGCAGAAAGGGCAATATCTGAG ATGGATGGAAGTATGGTATCCGGAATTCCTCTAAAAGTATCTTTAGCTAGAAGACAACCTCAAATTGAACCCATAAATGATGCAACTTCATCAGCTGCATGGGCTACTCTTG CTTCTAGTCATTCTCAGAAAGGCAACCATAGAGATAAAAGAAACTTGGTCTCCTATGACGATATGTTTGACTAA